The following coding sequences are from one Haemophilus haemolyticus window:
- a CDS encoding aromatic amino acid transporter: MKKQPSIFGGACIIASVCVGAGMLGLPTSGAGAWTIWSALAICLTMIIMTLSGWLLLEAYSTYDLRASFSTVTKDMLGSTINSINNLAVYFVGGILLYAYTTASGGILENLIKPWIDFGSSTLAICSTVFVLVFSFFVWHSTRIVDRISVLLIVFMGFTFIFSTYGLATNISLDTLLDIGGKDTNYAKYAVGMFPVALTSFGYHHSVCTMRAYYGEEKKAKYAILGGTAIALTLYLLWIFSIFGNLPRDQFAPVIASDGNLDILLNALGGVIESNTVKQMINAFSIAAILSSFIGVGLGVFDYLADFFKFDNCKIGRTKSWAVTFLPPLIMSILFPLGFLKAIGYAGAVATIWTCIIPALLAYKSRKINAAATTFRVFGGNGLIIFIALFGVFVAIFHFLAMFDYLPVFKG; the protein is encoded by the coding sequence ATGAAAAAACAACCTTCCATTTTTGGTGGTGCCTGTATTATTGCTAGTGTTTGCGTCGGAGCTGGAATGCTTGGTTTACCAACATCTGGTGCTGGAGCTTGGACAATATGGTCAGCATTAGCAATTTGCTTAACGATGATAATCATGACATTATCAGGCTGGTTATTACTTGAGGCCTATTCTACTTATGATTTAAGAGCATCATTTAGTACCGTAACTAAAGATATGCTCGGTTCAACTATCAATTCTATTAATAATCTTGCTGTGTATTTTGTCGGGGGTATTTTACTTTATGCTTATACCACTGCATCTGGCGGTATACTAGAAAACCTTATTAAACCGTGGATTGATTTTGGTTCATCTACATTGGCAATTTGTTCCACTGTATTTGTATTAGTCTTTTCCTTCTTTGTTTGGCATTCCACTCGCATTGTAGACAGAATATCTGTTTTATTGATTGTATTCATGGGGTTTACTTTTATTTTTAGTACTTATGGATTAGCAACTAATATTAGTTTAGATACTTTATTAGATATTGGTGGAAAAGATACAAACTATGCAAAATATGCGGTAGGAATGTTTCCTGTTGCGTTAACATCTTTCGGTTACCATCATTCTGTTTGTACGATGCGAGCCTACTATGGGGAAGAGAAAAAAGCTAAATATGCCATTTTAGGTGGAACAGCAATTGCTCTTACGCTTTATTTACTTTGGATTTTTTCAATTTTTGGAAATTTACCTCGCGATCAATTTGCACCAGTAATAGCTAGTGATGGCAATCTAGATATATTACTCAATGCTTTAGGTGGGGTAATAGAATCTAACACGGTTAAACAAATGATTAATGCCTTTTCCATTGCCGCAATTTTGTCATCTTTTATTGGCGTAGGATTAGGGGTATTTGATTATTTGGCTGATTTCTTTAAATTTGATAATTGTAAAATTGGACGAACAAAGTCATGGGCTGTGACTTTTCTACCTCCACTAATTATGTCAATTTTATTTCCATTGGGTTTCTTAAAAGCCATTGGATATGCCGGCGCAGTAGCGACAATTTGGACTTGCATAATTCCCGCACTTCTTGCTTATAAATCTCGCAAAATAAATGCAGCAGCAACAACATTCCGAGTTTTTGGTGGAAATGGATTAATAATCTTCATTGCATTATTTGGTGTTTTTGTGGCTATTTTCCATTTTCTAGCAATGTTTGACTATTTGCCTGTCTTTAAAGGATAA
- the tnaA gene encoding tryptophanase, giving the protein MENFKHLPEPFRIRVIEPVKRTTREYREQAILKSGMNPFLLDSEDIFIDLLTDSGTGAVTQDMQAAMLRGDEAYSGSRSYYALAKAVKDIFGYEYTIPTHQGRGAEQIYIPVLIAKREREKGLERSKIVVFSNYFFDTTQGHSQINGATVRNVYIKEAFDTTAKHPFKGNFDLEKLEKGIQEVGAHNVPYIVCTITCNSAGGQPVSIANLKGMYEIARKYDIPVIMDSARFAENAYFVQQREEAYKDWTIEQITYESYRYADGLAMSAKKDAMVPMGGILAFKDKSMEEVYHECRTLCVVQEGFPTYGGLEGGAMERLAVGLHDGMRQEWLAYRIAQIEYLVAGLEKIGVPCQQPGGHAAFVDAGKLLPHIPADQFPAQALSCELYKVAGIRAVEIGSFLLGRDPKTGKQLPCPAELLRLTVPRATYTQTHMDFIIEAFQKVKENAENIKGLTFTYEPKVLRHFTARLKEVE; this is encoded by the coding sequence ATGGAAAATTTTAAACATTTACCTGAACCTTTCCGCATTCGTGTTATTGAACCAGTAAAAAGAACTACTCGTGAGTATCGTGAACAAGCGATCTTAAAATCAGGCATGAATCCATTTTTATTGGATAGTGAAGATATTTTCATTGACTTGCTCACAGATAGCGGTACTGGTGCTGTTACACAAGATATGCAGGCTGCAATGTTACGTGGTGATGAAGCCTATAGTGGCAGTCGCAGTTATTATGCGCTAGCTAAAGCAGTGAAAGATATTTTTGGTTATGAATATACAATCCCTACTCACCAAGGCCGTGGTGCTGAACAAATTTATATTCCGGTATTGATTGCTAAACGTGAACGTGAGAAAGGTTTAGAACGCAGCAAAATAGTGGTTTTCTCTAACTATTTCTTTGATACCACACAAGGACATAGCCAAATTAATGGGGCAACGGTTCGTAATGTTTATATAAAAGAGGCATTTGATACAACAGCAAAACATCCATTTAAGGGTAATTTCGATTTAGAAAAATTAGAAAAAGGCATTCAAGAAGTGGGAGCACATAATGTACCTTACATTGTATGTACCATTACTTGTAACTCTGCGGGAGGTCAGCCAGTTTCTATTGCAAATTTAAAAGGCATGTATGAAATTGCGCGTAAATACGATATTCCAGTCATCATGGATTCAGCTCGTTTTGCAGAAAACGCCTATTTTGTTCAACAACGTGAAGAAGCTTATAAAGACTGGACTATTGAACAAATTACTTACGAAAGTTATCGATATGCTGATGGTTTAGCGATGTCCGCCAAAAAAGATGCGATGGTGCCAATGGGTGGTATTTTAGCGTTTAAAGATAAATCAATGGAGGAAGTCTATCACGAATGTAGAACGCTTTGTGTTGTGCAAGAAGGGTTCCCTACTTATGGTGGTTTAGAAGGGGGGGCAATGGAACGCTTGGCTGTTGGCTTACATGATGGTATGCGCCAAGAATGGCTGGCTTATCGTATCGCGCAAATTGAATATTTGGTTGCAGGCTTAGAAAAAATTGGTGTGCCTTGTCAACAACCAGGTGGCCACGCAGCGTTCGTAGATGCGGGTAAATTATTACCACATATTCCAGCCGACCAATTCCCAGCACAAGCACTTTCTTGCGAACTTTATAAAGTTGCAGGTATAAGAGCGGTAGAAATTGGCTCATTTTTATTAGGACGAGATCCGAAGACTGGTAAACAACTACCATGTCCAGCAGAGCTTTTACGCTTAACTGTACCACGTGCAACTTATACGCAAACTCATATGGATTTCATTATTGAGGCGTTCCAAAAAGTGAAAGAAAATGCAGAGAATATTAAGGGTTTAACCTTTACTTATGAACCAAAAGTTCTCCGCCACTTTACGGCACGTTTAAAAGAAGTTGAATAA
- the tnaC gene encoding tryptophanase leader peptide: MLNLLSPNQTWVLVDPRLSFYFPIIL, from the coding sequence ATGCTCAACTTGCTCTCTCCTAACCAAACTTGGGTTCTTGTTGATCCAAGATTATCTTTTTATTTTCCCATAATTCTTTAA
- the nlpD gene encoding murein hydrolase activator NlpD, with protein sequence MKKSFLLLPLSIVVLSACTSNSPAPITNADNTLSPGIMQPVNGESTGGSWQPEIQKNTVPPMGGIPTGVQTPQPNFQPTYQQPAMPAAPAQPAFKPAQPAFQPVQKPAAPTQAPAPAVQTKTITKTVSDCVGSQHINVPRNPNTNAPDYSQIEKGSYKGNTYKVNKGDTMFLIAYLAGIDVKELAALNNMTEPYSLSLGQTLKISNCGTKTVTTTVPVKQPAAAATTTTAAAPTAPAEPAVTYTPGANGTQMGSDGTIIGPIKSGAGVANSTPAMVPVATTPVAPATTPSVPTTPVENTNSTPINANVVAPIASNVAWQWPTSGNIIQGFSNTDGGNKGIDISGSRGQAVKAAASGRVVYAGNALRGYGNLIIIKHNDDFLSAYAHNDKILVTDQQEVKAGQEIAKMGSSGTNTVKLHFEIRYKGKSVDPVRYLPRH encoded by the coding sequence ATGAAAAAATCGTTTCTCTTACTCCCTTTAAGTATTGTTGTATTATCAGCTTGTACCTCTAATTCTCCTGCGCCAATTACCAATGCAGATAACACGCTTTCACCTGGTATTATGCAACCTGTAAATGGTGAGAGCACGGGCGGTTCTTGGCAACCTGAAATTCAAAAAAACACGGTACCACCAATGGGTGGTATTCCAACAGGCGTGCAAACACCACAGCCAAATTTCCAACCAACCTATCAACAGCCTGCCATGCCAGCAGCGCCTGCTCAACCGGCATTCAAACCTGCACAGCCAGCGTTTCAGCCAGTTCAAAAACCAGCAGCGCCAACACAAGCTCCAGCGCCAGCTGTGCAAACAAAAACAATCACTAAAACAGTTTCTGATTGCGTAGGTTCGCAACATATTAATGTTCCACGCAATCCCAATACTAATGCACCAGATTATAGCCAAATTGAAAAAGGCTCTTACAAAGGCAATACCTATAAAGTAAACAAAGGCGATACCATGTTCTTAATCGCTTACTTGGCGGGGATTGATGTAAAAGAATTAGCAGCATTGAACAACATGACAGAGCCTTATAGCTTGAGCCTAGGTCAAACTTTAAAAATCTCTAATTGTGGCACAAAAACAGTGACAACAACGGTTCCTGTAAAACAACCTGCTGCGGCAGCAACGACAACAACTGCGGCTGCACCGACTGCGCCAGCAGAACCTGCAGTCACCTATACGCCAGGTGCAAATGGTACGCAAATGGGATCTGATGGCACAATCATTGGCCCAATTAAATCTGGAGCAGGTGTAGCGAATAGCACACCAGCAATGGTACCAGTTGCGACAACACCAGTTGCCCCTGCGACAACACCATCAGTACCAACAACACCAGTAGAGAACACCAATAGCACACCGATTAATGCCAATGTTGTTGCGCCAATCGCATCGAATGTTGCATGGCAATGGCCGACTTCAGGTAATATCATTCAGGGTTTCTCCAATACTGATGGCGGAAATAAAGGGATTGATATTAGTGGCTCTCGTGGACAAGCGGTAAAAGCGGCTGCATCAGGTCGCGTAGTGTATGCTGGCAATGCTTTACGTGGTTACGGTAATTTAATCATCATCAAACATAATGATGATTTCTTAAGTGCTTATGCGCATAACGACAAAATTCTTGTAACCGATCAACAAGAAGTCAAAGCTGGTCAAGAAATCGCAAAAATGGGTAGCTCTGGTACAAATACTGTGAAACTCCACTTTGAAATTCGCTATAAAGGTAAATCAGTGGATCCTGTACGTTACCTCCCAAGACATTAA
- a CDS encoding YqaA family protein → MKIFGAMYDKTMEWSKHRFATFWLSFVSFIEAIFFPIPPDVMLIPMSMSKPKSAVKFAFYTAIASVIGGVIGYAIGYYATDWVENIVQQWGYGAHWVKAISWFEQWGVLVVFVAGFSPIPYKVFTLCSGVMQMAFFPFAITAFVSRLARFLLVAKLAAWGGEKFSAKLRKSIEIIGWSVVALAVIAYFILKN, encoded by the coding sequence ATGAAAATTTTCGGCGCGATGTATGATAAGACGATGGAATGGTCAAAACATCGTTTTGCTACTTTTTGGCTCTCTTTTGTAAGTTTTATCGAGGCAATATTTTTTCCTATTCCGCCCGATGTGATGTTGATCCCAATGTCTATGTCAAAGCCGAAAAGTGCGGTGAAATTTGCATTTTATACAGCAATTGCTTCTGTCATCGGTGGAGTGATTGGTTACGCAATTGGTTATTATGCAACGGATTGGGTGGAAAACATTGTACAACAATGGGGATATGGTGCGCATTGGGTAAAAGCCATCAGTTGGTTTGAGCAATGGGGCGTATTAGTTGTGTTTGTGGCGGGTTTTAGCCCAATTCCTTACAAGGTATTTACTCTCTGCTCTGGCGTGATGCAAATGGCATTTTTCCCTTTTGCCATTACCGCATTTGTTTCACGTTTAGCTCGTTTCTTGCTGGTGGCAAAATTAGCCGCATGGGGCGGTGAAAAATTCTCAGCAAAATTGCGAAAATCTATTGAAATTATTGGTTGGTCAGTGGTGGCACTGGCTGTCATTGCTTACTTTATATTGAAAAACTAG
- the surE gene encoding 5'/3'-nucleotidase SurE yields the protein MRILVSNDDGFHAEGIQVLATELRKIAEVIVVAPDRNRSAASSSLTLVEPLRPRHLDSGDYCVNGTPADCVHLALNGFLSGQVDLVVSGINAGCNMGDDTIYSGTLAAALEGRHLGLPAIAVSLDGRQHYETAARVVCDLIPKLHHQLLNPREVININVPDLPFEELKGYKVCRLGYRASSTEVIKQKDPRDETIYWIGPSALPEDESEGTDFHAVKNGYVSITPIQADLTAHHSLLALQDWLAQE from the coding sequence ATGCGAATTTTAGTCAGTAATGATGACGGTTTTCATGCGGAAGGCATTCAAGTTTTAGCAACAGAATTAAGAAAAATTGCCGAAGTCATTGTTGTTGCCCCCGATCGTAATCGAAGTGCGGCATCAAGCTCGCTCACATTAGTGGAGCCACTGCGCCCACGCCATTTAGACAGTGGCGATTATTGTGTGAACGGCACACCAGCAGATTGTGTACATTTAGCGTTAAATGGATTTTTATCTGGTCAAGTTGATTTGGTTGTGTCAGGCATTAATGCGGGTTGTAATATGGGCGATGATACGATTTATTCTGGCACTTTGGCGGCAGCACTTGAAGGTCGTCATTTAGGTTTGCCCGCTATTGCGGTTTCGTTAGATGGTCGTCAGCATTATGAAACAGCGGCACGAGTGGTGTGTGATCTCATTCCAAAATTACATCATCAATTATTAAACCCTCGTGAAGTGATTAACATCAATGTACCAGACTTACCTTTTGAGGAATTAAAAGGCTACAAGGTATGTCGTTTGGGTTATCGTGCATCCTCAACAGAAGTGATTAAGCAAAAAGATCCTCGTGATGAAACCATTTATTGGATTGGCCCTTCAGCATTACCCGAAGATGAAAGCGAGGGAACAGATTTCCATGCGGTGAAAAATGGTTATGTGTCTATCACGCCAATTCAGGCAGATCTTACTGCACATCACTCACTTTTGGCTTTACAAGATTGGTTAGCGCAGGAATAA
- the truD gene encoding tRNA pseudouridine(13) synthase TruD — MLEQLPYLALKTPPKTTALLKAECADFIVKEHLGYEISGDGEFVALYVRKTDCNTLFVGEKLAKFAGVSERNMGYAGLKDRRAVTEQWFCLQMPGMETPDFSQFELDGVEILTVTRHNRKIRTGSLEGNYFDILLRGAEESDELKARLDFVANFGFPNYFTEQRFGRDGHNLTQALRWAQGEIKVKDRKKRSFYLSAARSEIFNLVVAARIVKGATNQVLPNDIVQLSGSHSWFKADEKEDLNALQVRLENQDILLTAPLIGEDALVASDIENEIVSRHSAFDPLMKQERMKAARRPLLMKAKGFSWAFEPEGLSLKFYLPAGSYATALVRELVNYTEA, encoded by the coding sequence ATGCTCGAACAACTCCCTTATTTGGCATTAAAAACACCGCCAAAAACCACCGCACTTTTAAAGGCTGAATGTGCGGATTTTATTGTAAAAGAGCATTTGGGCTATGAAATATCAGGCGATGGAGAGTTTGTTGCGTTGTATGTACGCAAAACAGATTGTAACACCTTATTTGTTGGCGAAAAATTAGCTAAATTTGCGGGTGTTTCTGAACGCAATATGGGATATGCGGGGTTGAAAGATCGTCGAGCAGTGACAGAACAATGGTTTTGCTTGCAAATGCCAGGAATGGAAACGCCCGATTTCAGTCAATTTGAATTAGATGGCGTAGAGATTTTAACGGTTACTCGACATAATCGAAAAATTCGCACGGGTAGCCTTGAGGGAAATTATTTCGATATTTTATTACGCGGTGCAGAAGAATCTGATGAGCTTAAAGCGCGGTTAGATTTTGTAGCAAATTTTGGTTTCCCCAATTATTTTACGGAACAACGTTTTGGTCGGGATGGACATAACCTCACGCAAGCATTGCGTTGGGCGCAAGGGGAAATCAAGGTAAAAGATCGCAAAAAACGCAGTTTTTATCTTTCCGCCGCGCGCAGTGAAATTTTTAATCTAGTTGTGGCTGCGCGTATTGTAAAGGGCGCAACAAATCAAGTTTTGCCAAACGATATTGTGCAATTATCAGGTTCGCACAGTTGGTTTAAAGCAGATGAAAAAGAAGATTTAAATGCCTTGCAAGTGCGGTTAGAAAATCAAGATATTTTACTCACTGCTCCTTTAATTGGTGAAGATGCTTTGGTGGCAAGTGATATTGAAAATGAAATTGTGAGCCGACATTCAGCTTTCGATCCTTTAATGAAACAAGAAAGAATGAAGGCAGCACGTCGCCCATTATTGATGAAAGCAAAAGGGTTTTCTTGGGCATTTGAGCCAGAAGGCTTGAGTTTAAAATTTTATTTGCCAGCGGGCAGTTATGCCACGGCATTAGTTCGTGAGTTAGTAAATTATACAGAAGCATAA
- the rraB gene encoding ribonuclease E inhibitor RraB translates to MSKLAELQAETREIIADLLNDGSDPDALYIIEHHIAHHDFDLLEKIAVDAFKAGYEVSEAEEFEDDDGKPIFCFDIISEVELKAEIIDAQQKEILPLLEKYKGIYDGWGTYFEDPNADDDEYGDDGEFFDDEEEPRVH, encoded by the coding sequence ATGTCAAAATTGGCTGAGTTACAAGCAGAAACCCGTGAAATTATCGCTGATTTACTTAACGATGGTAGTGACCCGGATGCGCTTTACATTATTGAGCATCATATTGCTCATCACGATTTTGATTTGTTAGAAAAAATCGCTGTAGATGCGTTTAAAGCCGGTTATGAAGTGTCCGAAGCGGAAGAATTTGAAGATGATGACGGAAAACCTATTTTCTGCTTTGACATTATCAGTGAAGTAGAATTAAAAGCGGAGATTATTGATGCGCAACAAAAAGAAATACTTCCGTTATTAGAAAAATACAAAGGCATTTATGATGGTTGGGGAACTTATTTTGAAGACCCAAATGCCGATGACGATGAATACGGTGACGATGGGGAATTTTTTGATGATGAAGAAGAACCTCGTGTACATTAA
- a CDS encoding type III restriction-modification system endonuclease, with translation MAGFTYEKNLPHQERAIESVLAVFDRVHLNKNVQTDENPLIEFAGDLKTDNLQKIQQANNVGDIALSHSNVLDISMETGTGKTYTYTKTMFELNRVLGVFKFIVVVPTISIKAGTKNFLQSASLAEHFRKDFAGQYGETEIELYVVESQKNKAKKAFMPSEIVRFVGAEDKQKIHVLLINAGMINSDTMAGKDKGNDGSRLIKDKFSVPFEALASTNPFVIIDEPHKFDKNGVTWQNIQKFNAQFILRYGATFPSVEVNKKDENGKNVKNEQGKIVKLTIQKYENLLYRLSAIDAFNDDLVKGIRAFTEQIDGDNGERIKLIDLDGKEATFILDKQEFKLSKGENLNHIHQAISDLFVSEMNKSVLVLSNGIELKKGDTINPYSYSDTVRDKMMRQAIREHFVLEKELLTRNGGRIKPLTLFFIDDIAGYRDEKNQLSGGLKTIFEQMVKAELEHRLQTENDEFLRQYWQTALNDIAKTHGGYFSQDNSDKDDKIEQEVNEILHDKETLLSLANPRRFVFSKWTLREGWDNPNVFQICKLRSSGSETSKLQEVGRGLRLPVNEYMARVKDHAFFLNYFVDNSETDFVKKLTDEVNSAVVKPIVFMALTDELIKKIQTAYPDLSKKQIRNQLADLTDDDDVFLENGFAETKKLFPKAFESSGSLKDGKIKRSGEKVEKVKMRIAKYDELKSLWEAINQKALLQYKIKDEDEFLSLFIRYLKENADKFTATGIRTVQNKIRVDNGLLSATETRSLNDEVFEPINTLNYREFLLKLSQTALIQMQTLHKAFFSLRDVLEISKFLNERTIHTIKAGFDRWLLLNSFNAFEVGFSRVGGSVHPTKFTDNQGKALAEVNASDLGTQFDSGSPLAEFLFESVFFDSELEHANITKNQVKEVIVFTKIPKNSIKIPVAGGGTYSPDFAYIIKTSSGDTLNLIVESKNVPDDQSLRSEEQQKIKHAEKLFNLVASDTKIVFKTQFEKDEIVNVIKNAQQQ, from the coding sequence ATGGCAGGTTTTACTTACGAAAAAAATTTGCCCCATCAAGAGCGAGCGATTGAATCCGTTTTGGCAGTGTTTGACCGTGTACATTTAAATAAAAATGTGCAAACAGATGAAAATCCCTTAATTGAATTTGCAGGCGACCTGAAAACGGATAATTTGCAAAAAATCCAACAAGCCAATAACGTGGGCGATATAGCGTTATCTCATAGCAATGTGCTTGATATTTCAATGGAAACGGGGACAGGCAAAACTTATACCTACACAAAAACGATGTTTGAGCTCAATCGTGTGCTGGGTGTGTTTAAATTTATCGTGGTTGTACCCACTATTTCCATTAAAGCTGGAACGAAAAACTTTTTGCAAAGCGCGTCGCTTGCAGAACATTTTCGCAAGGATTTTGCAGGGCAATATGGCGAAACAGAAATTGAATTGTATGTAGTAGAAAGCCAAAAAAACAAAGCAAAAAAAGCCTTTATGCCCTCTGAAATTGTGCGTTTTGTGGGGGCGGAAGATAAGCAGAAAATCCACGTCTTATTGATTAATGCAGGTATGATCAACTCTGATACAATGGCGGGAAAAGATAAGGGCAATGACGGCAGCCGTTTGATTAAAGATAAGTTTTCTGTGCCCTTTGAGGCCTTGGCTTCAACTAATCCCTTTGTGATTATTGATGAACCGCATAAGTTTGATAAAAATGGCGTTACTTGGCAAAACATACAAAAATTTAATGCTCAATTTATCTTGCGATATGGGGCAACATTCCCTAGTGTTGAAGTAAATAAAAAAGATGAAAACGGCAAAAATGTTAAAAATGAACAAGGAAAAATTGTTAAATTAACCATACAAAAATATGAAAACTTACTTTATCGATTAAGTGCGATTGATGCGTTTAATGATGATTTAGTAAAAGGCATTCGTGCGTTTACTGAACAAATTGACGGCGATAATGGCGAGCGGATTAAACTGATTGATTTAGACGGCAAAGAAGCGACGTTTATTTTAGATAAACAAGAATTTAAGTTAAGTAAAGGCGAAAATTTAAACCATATTCATCAAGCCATTAGCGATTTGTTTGTGTCTGAAATGAATAAAAGCGTGCTGGTGTTGAGCAATGGTATTGAGTTGAAAAAAGGCGATACCATCAATCCGTATTCATACAGCGATACTGTGCGGGATAAAATGATGCGACAAGCGATTAGAGAGCATTTTGTCTTGGAAAAAGAATTGCTTACGAGAAATGGTGGACGGATTAAACCTCTCACATTATTTTTCATTGATGATATTGCAGGCTATCGTGATGAGAAAAATCAACTTTCAGGCGGTCTGAAAACCATTTTTGAGCAAATGGTAAAAGCGGAATTAGAACATCGTTTGCAAACAGAAAATGATGAATTTCTACGCCAATATTGGCAAACGGCATTAAACGATATTGCCAAAACTCACGGTGGCTATTTTTCGCAGGATAACAGCGATAAAGACGACAAAATTGAGCAAGAAGTAAATGAAATTTTGCACGATAAAGAAACCTTGTTATCGCTTGCTAATCCACGTCGTTTTGTGTTTTCCAAATGGACGTTGCGAGAGGGTTGGGACAATCCTAATGTGTTTCAAATTTGCAAATTGCGTTCTAGTGGCTCTGAAACGAGCAAATTGCAGGAAGTCGGTCGTGGCTTACGTTTACCTGTAAATGAATATATGGCAAGAGTAAAAGATCACGCCTTTTTCTTGAATTATTTTGTGGATAATAGCGAAACGGATTTCGTTAAAAAATTAACTGATGAAGTGAATAGTGCGGTGGTAAAACCGATTGTTTTTATGGCTTTAACTGATGAATTAATTAAGAAAATTCAGACGGCTTATCCTGATCTCAGTAAGAAACAGATTCGCAATCAATTGGCAGATTTAACCGATGACGATGATGTCTTTTTGGAAAATGGCTTTGCTGAAACGAAAAAATTATTCCCAAAAGCCTTTGAAAGTTCAGGCAGCCTGAAAGATGGAAAAATCAAACGTTCAGGCGAAAAAGTTGAAAAAGTCAAAATGCGTATCGCTAAATATGATGAATTAAAATCCTTATGGGAAGCGATTAACCAAAAAGCCTTGTTGCAATACAAAATCAAAGATGAAGATGAATTTTTGAGTTTGTTTATCCGTTATCTGAAAGAAAATGCGGATAAATTTACGGCAACCGGCATACGCACCGTACAAAATAAAATTCGTGTGGATAATGGTTTATTGTCTGCCACTGAAACAAGAAGCCTGAATGATGAAGTTTTTGAACCGATTAATACGCTGAATTATCGTGAGTTTTTATTGAAATTATCGCAAACGGCTTTGATTCAAATGCAGACTTTGCACAAGGCATTTTTTTCGCTTCGTGATGTGTTGGAGATTTCAAAATTCCTGAATGAACGCACGATTCACACGATAAAAGCAGGGTTTGACCGCTGGTTATTGCTCAATTCCTTTAATGCGTTTGAAGTAGGATTTAGCCGTGTGGGTGGCAGTGTTCACCCAACAAAATTTACGGATAATCAAGGCAAGGCGTTGGCAGAAGTGAATGCTTCGGATTTAGGCACACAGTTTGATTCGGGTAGTCCATTGGCTGAATTTTTGTTTGAAAGTGTGTTTTTTGATAGTGAATTGGAACACGCAAACATCACGAAAAATCAAGTAAAAGAAGTGATTGTGTTCACCAAAATTCCCAAAAATTCCATCAAAATCCCTGTGGCAGGCGGCGGTACATACTCGCCCGATTTTGCTTATATTATAAAAACAAGCTCGGGCGACACGTTGAATTTGATTGTAGAAAGCAAAAATGTACCAGACGATCAATCTTTACGTTCGGAAGAGCAGCAAAAAATTAAACACGCAGAAAAATTGTTTAATCTCGTTGCATCGGATACGAAAATTGTGTTCAAAACCCAATTTGAGAAAGATGAAATTGTGAATGTGATAAAAAATGCACAGCAACAATGA